One Saccharopolyspora erythraea NRRL 2338 genomic region harbors:
- the pcaG gene encoding protocatechuate 3,4-dioxygenase subunit alpha produces MAAESLETTPSQTVGPFYALPDGLLWPDGPDVVPEGTAGAVVLHGRVLDGNGDPVPDAVLEIWQADAEGRFDHPDDPRPGTSGGFRGFGRCGTDPEGRFRFRTVKPGPLPTPDGGTEAPHIDVTVLARGLLNRVVTRVYFPDEEQANAADPVLGAVAEDRRPTLIAAADEDGLRFDIRLQGPGETVFFAL; encoded by the coding sequence ATGGCGGCTGAAAGCCTCGAGACCACGCCGTCGCAGACGGTGGGTCCGTTCTACGCGCTGCCCGACGGCCTGCTGTGGCCGGACGGCCCGGACGTGGTGCCCGAAGGCACCGCCGGCGCCGTCGTGCTGCACGGCCGGGTGCTGGACGGCAACGGCGACCCGGTGCCGGACGCCGTCCTGGAGATCTGGCAGGCCGACGCCGAAGGGCGGTTCGACCACCCCGACGACCCGCGGCCCGGCACGTCCGGCGGGTTCCGCGGCTTCGGGCGGTGCGGAACCGATCCCGAGGGCCGGTTCCGATTCCGCACGGTCAAGCCGGGGCCGCTGCCCACACCGGACGGCGGGACGGAGGCACCGCACATCGACGTCACCGTGCTGGCGCGCGGCCTGCTCAACCGCGTCGTCACCCGGGTGTACTTCCCCGACGAGGAGCAGGCCAACGCCGCCGACCCGGTCCTGGGCGCGGTGGCCGAAGACCGCAGGCCGACGCTGATCGCGGCGGCGGACGAGGACGGCCTGCGCTTCGACATCCGGTTGCAGGGCCCCGGCGAGACCGTCTTCTTCGCGCTCTGA
- the pcaC gene encoding 4-carboxymuconolactone decarboxylase, with amino-acid sequence MPQDADRHARGMRVRREVLGDAHVDRAVEGTTEFTAPFQEFITHYAWGELWSGDGVDRPTRSMLTLAVLAATGCEEEFAMHVRAARRNGVSPEQIREVLMHVAVYAGVPRANRAFAIANTIVREETGS; translated from the coding sequence ATGCCGCAGGACGCCGACCGCCACGCCCGCGGCATGCGGGTGCGCCGGGAGGTCCTCGGGGACGCCCACGTGGACCGGGCCGTCGAGGGCACCACCGAGTTCACCGCCCCGTTCCAGGAGTTCATCACCCACTACGCCTGGGGTGAACTGTGGAGCGGCGACGGCGTCGACCGGCCCACGCGCAGCATGCTGACGCTCGCCGTCCTGGCCGCCACCGGCTGCGAGGAGGAGTTCGCGATGCACGTGCGCGCCGCGCGCCGCAACGGGGTGAGCCCCGAGCAGATCCGCGAGGTGCTGATGCACGTCGCGGTCTACGCCGGGGTGCCCCGCGCGAACCGCGCCTTCGCGATCGCCAATACGATCGTGCGGGAGGAGACCGGGAGCTGA
- the pcaB gene encoding 3-carboxy-cis,cis-muconate cycloisomerase — protein sequence MFGPMFGTPEVTAATDRTAWLQAMLDFEAALAAAQASAGVFPAEAAREIVRHCRAELFDADSIARRAASSATPVIALVRDLTELVGPSAAAHVHRGATSQDVVDTAAMLVVRRALETVVADLHEVARQCERLAREHRGTVMIARSLLQQALPTTFGCRCATWLTAVREATAALERVRRERLAVQFGGAAGTLASLGADGPKVLGLLAGELGLAEPVVPWHTDRTRVGELAGALGTAAGVLGKIALDVKLHAQTEVGELAEGAPGGSSAMPHKRNPVDAVLVSAATERVPGLVSSLLSAMPQEYERAAGAWQAEWEPLTELLGLIGSAASRTRHLLSDLRVDADRMAANLELTRGLVMAESAAAALTPSLGRNDAQDLVGRLCRQSVERGTTLRDELLDDPRVRGVLSRDDVLGATDPSAYLGSATAFVDRALAEQEEC from the coding sequence TTGTTCGGTCCGATGTTCGGCACGCCGGAAGTCACCGCGGCGACCGACCGCACCGCGTGGCTGCAGGCCATGCTGGACTTCGAGGCCGCGCTGGCCGCCGCGCAGGCCTCGGCGGGGGTCTTCCCCGCGGAGGCCGCTCGCGAGATCGTCCGGCACTGCCGGGCCGAGCTGTTCGACGCCGACTCGATCGCGCGCCGCGCGGCCTCCTCGGCGACACCGGTCATCGCCCTGGTCCGCGACCTGACCGAGCTGGTCGGGCCGTCGGCCGCCGCGCACGTGCACCGGGGAGCGACCAGCCAGGACGTCGTCGACACCGCCGCGATGCTGGTGGTGCGCCGCGCCCTGGAAACGGTCGTCGCCGACCTGCACGAGGTCGCGCGGCAGTGCGAGCGGCTGGCCCGCGAGCACCGGGGAACCGTGATGATCGCGCGGTCGCTGCTCCAGCAGGCGCTGCCCACGACCTTCGGCTGCCGCTGCGCGACCTGGCTGACGGCGGTGCGGGAGGCGACGGCCGCGCTCGAACGGGTGCGCCGGGAGCGCCTCGCCGTGCAGTTCGGCGGGGCGGCGGGAACCCTCGCCTCGCTCGGTGCCGACGGCCCGAAGGTGCTCGGGCTGCTGGCGGGTGAGCTCGGACTGGCCGAGCCCGTCGTGCCGTGGCACACCGACCGCACCCGCGTCGGCGAGCTCGCCGGCGCGCTCGGTACCGCGGCCGGCGTCCTGGGCAAGATCGCGCTCGACGTGAAGCTGCACGCCCAGACCGAGGTCGGCGAGCTGGCCGAGGGCGCGCCCGGCGGGTCCTCGGCGATGCCGCACAAGCGCAACCCGGTCGACGCGGTGCTCGTCTCCGCGGCGACCGAGCGGGTGCCGGGCCTGGTGTCCTCGCTGCTGTCGGCCATGCCGCAGGAGTACGAACGGGCCGCCGGGGCCTGGCAGGCCGAGTGGGAACCGCTCACCGAGCTGCTCGGGCTCATCGGGTCGGCGGCGTCGCGGACCCGGCACCTGCTGTCGGACCTGCGCGTGGACGCCGACCGCATGGCGGCCAACCTCGAACTCACCCGCGGCCTGGTGATGGCCGAGAGCGCGGCTGCCGCGCTCACGCCGTCGCTGGGCCGCAACGACGCGCAGGACCTCGTCGGACGGCTGTGCCGCCAGTCCGTCGAGCGGGGAACCACCCTGCGCGACGAACTGCTCGACGACCCCCGCGTGCGCGGGGTGCTCTCGCGCGACGACGTGCTCGGGGCCACCGACCCGTCGGCCTACCTCGGCTCGGCCACCGCCTTCGTGGACCGCGCCCTCGCCGAACAGGAGGAGTGTTGA
- a CDS encoding IclR family transcriptional regulator gives MDETTEPTTGYVQSLARGLLVIRAFNESHPQMSLSEVARATGLSRAAARRFLHTLVHLGYVWTDGRVFGLTPRVLELGFAYLSSVSLPEIAQPHLERLVAEVHESASVSVLDGTDIVYVARVPTSRIMTVSINIGTRFPAYATSMGRVMLAHLPEEELDAYFDQVQLEQLAPHTITTASGLRRELERIRAQGWSLVDQELEAGLRSIAAPIRGKSDRVVAAINVSSHAARTSDTHARQVFLPPLLETAARIGADLRMAPSGANPLAR, from the coding sequence TTGGACGAGACCACCGAGCCGACCACCGGTTACGTGCAGTCGCTCGCGCGCGGACTGCTGGTGATCCGCGCGTTCAACGAGTCGCACCCGCAGATGTCGCTCAGCGAGGTCGCCCGCGCGACCGGCCTCTCGCGGGCCGCCGCCCGGCGGTTCCTGCACACGCTGGTGCACCTGGGCTACGTCTGGACCGACGGGCGGGTCTTCGGCCTCACCCCCCGCGTGCTCGAGCTCGGCTTCGCCTACCTCTCGAGCGTCTCCCTGCCCGAGATCGCCCAGCCGCACCTGGAGCGGCTGGTCGCCGAGGTGCACGAGTCGGCGTCGGTGTCGGTGCTCGACGGCACCGACATCGTCTACGTCGCCCGCGTGCCCACCTCGCGGATCATGACGGTTTCGATCAACATCGGCACCCGGTTCCCGGCCTACGCCACCTCGATGGGCCGGGTGATGCTCGCCCACCTGCCCGAGGAGGAGCTCGACGCCTACTTCGACCAGGTCCAGCTCGAGCAGCTCGCACCGCACACCATCACCACCGCCTCCGGCCTGCGCCGCGAGCTCGAACGCATCCGGGCGCAGGGGTGGTCGCTGGTCGACCAGGAGCTCGAGGCGGGACTGCGCTCGATCGCCGCACCGATCCGCGGCAAGAGCGACCGCGTGGTGGCCGCGATCAACGTCTCCTCGCACGCCGCGCGAACCAGCGACACCCACGCCCGGCAGGTGTTCCTACCGCCGCTGCTGGAGACCGCCGCCCGCATCGGGGCCGACCTGCGGATGGCGCCTTCCGGGGCGAACCCGCTCGCGCGCTGA
- the pcaD gene encoding 3-oxoadipate enol-lactonase, producing the protein MTVHHELTGPEDADVVVLSNSIGTDLALWDEQVPALARRFRVLRYDQRGHGGTPAKPGPYDLRDLAGDVLELLDHLEIGRAHFAGVSIGGMTGMWLAEHAPDRIAALALICTSAELGPPRNWRDRAALVREHGTTAVVEASLPRWFTPALAERPDVVAKFGGMLRGCDDEGYAGCCEAIASMDLLEELPRITAPTLVIAGRDDPATPPPHAERIASAVPGARLEVLGDAAHLANAEQPELVNDLLLDHFTRSS; encoded by the coding sequence TTGACCGTCCACCACGAGCTGACCGGACCCGAGGACGCCGACGTCGTCGTGCTGTCCAACTCGATCGGCACCGACCTCGCGCTGTGGGACGAGCAGGTGCCCGCGCTGGCGCGGCGCTTCCGCGTGCTGCGCTACGACCAGCGCGGACACGGCGGCACCCCGGCCAAACCCGGTCCGTACGACCTGCGGGACCTCGCCGGTGACGTGCTCGAGCTGCTGGATCACCTCGAGATCGGGCGGGCGCACTTCGCCGGGGTCTCGATCGGCGGCATGACGGGGATGTGGCTGGCCGAGCACGCCCCGGACCGGATCGCCGCGCTGGCGCTGATCTGCACCTCCGCCGAGCTGGGCCCGCCGCGGAACTGGCGCGACCGGGCCGCGCTGGTGCGCGAACATGGCACCACAGCCGTGGTGGAAGCGTCCTTGCCCAGGTGGTTCACCCCTGCCCTCGCCGAACGGCCGGACGTCGTCGCCAAGTTCGGCGGGATGCTCCGCGGCTGCGACGACGAGGGCTACGCCGGCTGCTGCGAAGCCATCGCGTCCATGGACCTGCTGGAGGAGCTGCCCCGGATCACGGCTCCGACGCTGGTCATCGCCGGACGCGACGACCCGGCCACTCCCCCGCCGCACGCCGAGCGCATCGCGTCGGCGGTCCCGGGTGCCAGGCTGGAAGTGCTCGGCGACGCGGCCCACCTGGCCAACGCCGAGCAGCCGGAGCTGGTCAACGACCTCCTGCTGGACCACTTCACGAGGAGCAGCTGA